The following proteins are encoded in a genomic region of Hymenobacter siberiensis:
- a CDS encoding S41 family peptidase, which translates to MPTSTPANQATGVLVGSGRRGWLRQALLLVLAMGCGVLVANNPFQPSSENPDATARGYLRFKEILSYVDRDYADSVDTEGLADYAVAQMLEKLDPHSVYIPARDREKTDSFLQSDYDGIGVEFNTFRDTVTVVAPLSGGPAEQAGVQAGDQILSIGGKRVSGAHLTSGQLSQLLRGPRGSSVAIELRRHRLARSLSFSIARRSIPNSSIDAAYLVDDQTGYIKVSRFASNTYDEFKAALADLRRQGLTRLVLDLRGNPGGYLDRATRLADEFIAGSRKIVYTDGKGDQYDSQTYAKVAGEFEEGSLVVLVDEGSASAAEVVAGALQDHDRATLVGRRTFGKGLVQQPIALSDGGELRLTIARYYTPAGRSIQKPYGANYAEYSAELSGRSDRGELQSADSIHFSNKLRFRTDHGRTVYGGGGIMPDVFVPRDSVAHSVYYTKLLSHGVVRAFALSFYQGHKAELEGLRFEQFNATFRITDAQLLSLTAQATQDGVKADAAAVRRCAALLRNQLKAYIARSAYGTVAYYTVLREQDAELQRALHVVSDSTAQLALLGK; encoded by the coding sequence ATGCCCACTTCTACCCCTGCTAACCAGGCAACTGGTGTGCTCGTCGGCTCCGGGCGGCGCGGCTGGCTGCGGCAGGCATTATTGCTGGTGCTGGCCATGGGCTGCGGCGTGTTGGTGGCCAATAATCCCTTCCAGCCCTCGTCGGAAAACCCCGATGCCACGGCCCGGGGCTACCTGCGCTTCAAGGAAATACTGAGCTACGTGGACCGCGACTACGCCGATTCCGTGGATACCGAAGGCCTGGCCGACTACGCCGTGGCCCAGATGCTGGAAAAGCTCGACCCGCACTCCGTCTACATCCCGGCCCGCGACCGCGAAAAAACCGATTCTTTCCTGCAAAGCGACTACGACGGCATCGGGGTCGAATTCAACACCTTCCGCGATACCGTGACGGTAGTGGCCCCGCTCAGCGGTGGCCCGGCCGAGCAGGCCGGCGTGCAGGCCGGCGACCAGATTCTGAGCATCGGCGGCAAGCGGGTTTCGGGCGCGCATCTCACCTCCGGGCAGCTGTCGCAGCTATTGCGCGGCCCCCGGGGCAGCAGCGTGGCTATCGAGCTGCGCCGCCACCGGCTGGCGCGCTCGCTGAGCTTCAGCATTGCCCGCAGAAGCATTCCCAATAGCTCGATTGATGCCGCGTACCTGGTTGATGACCAGACCGGCTACATTAAAGTAAGCCGCTTCGCTTCCAATACCTACGACGAGTTTAAGGCCGCCCTGGCCGACCTGCGCCGCCAGGGCCTCACCCGCCTCGTGCTGGACCTGCGCGGCAACCCCGGCGGCTACCTCGACCGTGCCACCCGCCTGGCCGATGAGTTCATCGCCGGCTCGCGCAAAATCGTGTACACCGACGGCAAGGGCGACCAGTACGACTCGCAGACCTACGCCAAAGTAGCCGGCGAATTTGAGGAAGGCTCCCTGGTTGTGCTCGTGGATGAAGGGAGCGCCTCGGCCGCCGAAGTAGTGGCCGGTGCCTTGCAGGACCACGACCGCGCCACGCTGGTGGGCCGTCGCACCTTCGGCAAAGGCCTCGTGCAGCAGCCTATCGCCCTGAGCGACGGCGGCGAGCTGCGCCTCACCATTGCCCGCTACTACACGCCGGCCGGTCGCTCCATCCAAAAACCCTACGGGGCCAACTACGCCGAATACAGTGCCGAGCTGAGCGGCCGCTCCGACCGGGGCGAGCTGCAATCGGCCGACAGTATCCACTTTTCCAACAAGCTGCGCTTTCGCACCGACCACGGCCGCACCGTGTATGGCGGCGGTGGCATCATGCCCGATGTGTTCGTGCCGCGCGATTCGGTGGCCCATTCCGTTTACTATACCAAGCTGCTGAGCCACGGCGTGGTCCGCGCCTTCGCCCTGAGTTTCTACCAAGGCCACAAGGCCGAGCTGGAAGGCCTGCGCTTTGAGCAGTTCAACGCCACCTTCCGCATCACCGATGCGCAGCTGCTGAGCCTGACCGCCCAGGCCACCCAGGATGGCGTGAAGGCCGACGCGGCCGCCGTGCGCCGCTGCGCGGCGCTGCTGCGCAACCAGCTAAAGGCCTACATTGCCCGCAGCGCCTACGGCACCGTGGCCTACTACACCGTGCTCCGCGAGCAGGATGCTGAATTGCAGCGCGCCCTGCACGTGGTGAGCGACAGCACCGCGCAACTGGCCCTGCTGGGGAAGTAG
- the ruvX gene encoding Holliday junction resolvase RuvX produces MGRILAIDYGNKRVGLAVTDPLCMIASPLETIHSKDLLAYVKAYHLREPLRAVVVGMPRTLLNEPTDVTSAVVGLLRTLRRELPELPVHELDERFTSRMAHATMLAGGLGQKARRDKATVDRISATIILQSFLESPLMREV; encoded by the coding sequence ATGGGTCGCATCCTTGCCATCGACTACGGAAATAAGCGCGTGGGCCTGGCCGTGACCGACCCGCTGTGCATGATTGCCTCGCCGCTGGAAACCATTCACAGCAAAGATTTGCTGGCCTACGTGAAGGCCTACCACCTGCGCGAGCCACTGCGCGCCGTGGTAGTGGGCATGCCGCGCACGCTGCTCAACGAGCCTACCGATGTGACCAGCGCCGTGGTAGGCCTGCTGCGCACGCTGCGCCGCGAGCTGCCCGAGCTGCCCGTTCATGAGCTCGACGAGCGGTTTACCTCGCGCATGGCCCACGCCACCATGCTGGCCGGCGGCCTCGGCCAGAAGGCCCGGCGCGACAAGGCCACCGTGGACCGCATCAGTGCCACCATTATTCTCCAGTCATTCCTCGAATCGCCGCTGATGCGGGAAGTATAG
- the def gene encoding peptide deformylase: MIYSIVAIGDPVLKTKAKNIAPDLPAAELKQLIADMYETMYSASGVGLAAPQVGKAVRLFVMDSGPMVDLDEEDLAELEEGEVPEPAVKRAFINPQMVSETGEEWGFEEGCLSIPGVRELVTRHADIVLRYEDENRQVHEEAFSGMAARVIQHEYDHLEGILFTDKLSGFKKQLLKGKLARISKGDVRHEYRMKFVGDGRRR, from the coding sequence ATGATTTACTCCATTGTTGCCATCGGCGACCCCGTCCTCAAGACCAAAGCCAAAAACATTGCCCCCGACCTGCCGGCCGCTGAGCTCAAGCAGCTGATTGCCGACATGTACGAAACCATGTACTCGGCCAGCGGCGTAGGCCTGGCGGCGCCCCAGGTGGGCAAAGCCGTGCGCCTGTTCGTGATGGATTCGGGCCCGATGGTGGACCTCGACGAGGAAGACCTGGCCGAGCTGGAAGAAGGCGAAGTGCCCGAGCCGGCCGTGAAGCGCGCCTTCATCAACCCCCAAATGGTGAGCGAAACCGGCGAGGAATGGGGCTTCGAGGAAGGCTGCCTGAGCATCCCGGGGGTGCGGGAGCTGGTGACGCGCCACGCCGACATCGTGCTGCGCTACGAGGATGAAAACCGCCAGGTGCACGAGGAAGCTTTCTCGGGCATGGCCGCCCGCGTCATTCAGCACGAGTACGACCACCTGGAAGGCATCCTGTTCACCGACAAGCTCTCGGGCTTTAAGAAGCAGCTGCTAAAGGGCAAGCTGGCCCGCATTAGCAAGGGCGATGTGCGGCACGAGTACCGCATGAAGTTCGTGGGTGACGGGCGGCGGCGGTAG
- a CDS encoding zinc dependent phospholipase C family protein has product MKKYGYLLLICLPLLFVARQAQAWGFFGHRLLNRLAVYTLPPGMIGFYKANIDYLTVNATRPDSRRTVVPGEAPKHFLDVDRYGDSAEFKLPRKYADAVAHYGEDSLLRHGIVPWNVVSMKNQLTAAFKAKDTDRILSLSADMGHYVADACVPLHTTRNYNGQLTNQRGIHGLWESRLPELLSADYDLFSGKAEYLERPSDAIWAAIVRSHAAVDSVLRFEKQLTAEYQEDQKFGYEQRGSQTVRAYSREFSKTYHARLNGQVERQLRYAAALIGDFWFTCWVDGGSPDLRQLPYTPSTKEQQRLELEAKQTAGTPVSAAPGHDE; this is encoded by the coding sequence GTGAAAAAATACGGCTACCTGCTCCTGATTTGTTTGCCCCTGCTCTTTGTTGCCCGCCAGGCGCAGGCGTGGGGCTTTTTTGGCCACCGCCTTCTGAACCGGCTGGCTGTGTACACGTTGCCGCCGGGCATGATTGGCTTTTACAAGGCCAATATTGACTACTTAACGGTGAACGCCACGCGGCCCGACTCGCGGCGTACGGTGGTACCGGGCGAGGCCCCCAAGCACTTCCTCGACGTGGACCGCTACGGCGACAGCGCCGAGTTTAAGCTGCCGCGCAAGTATGCCGATGCCGTGGCCCACTACGGCGAGGACTCGCTGCTGCGCCACGGCATTGTGCCCTGGAACGTGGTGAGCATGAAAAACCAGCTCACCGCCGCCTTCAAGGCCAAGGATACCGACCGCATTCTGAGCCTTTCGGCTGATATGGGCCACTACGTGGCCGATGCCTGCGTGCCGCTGCACACCACCCGCAACTACAACGGCCAGCTCACGAACCAGCGCGGCATCCATGGCCTGTGGGAATCGCGCCTGCCCGAGCTGCTGAGCGCCGACTACGACCTGTTCAGCGGCAAGGCTGAATACCTGGAGCGGCCCAGCGACGCGATTTGGGCCGCCATCGTCCGCTCGCACGCGGCCGTCGATTCGGTCCTGCGGTTCGAGAAACAGCTCACCGCCGAGTACCAGGAGGACCAGAAATTTGGCTATGAGCAGCGCGGCAGCCAGACGGTGCGGGCCTACTCGCGCGAGTTCAGCAAGACCTACCACGCCCGGCTCAATGGCCAGGTCGAGCGGCAGCTGCGCTACGCGGCGGCCCTCATCGGCGATTTCTGGTTTACCTGCTGGGTAGATGGCGGCTCGCCTGATTTGCGCCAGCTGCCCTACACGCCCTCGACCAAAGAGCAGCAGCGGCTGGAGCTGGAAGCCAAACAAACGGCCGGCACGCCGGTGTCGGCCGCGCCGGGCCACGACGAGTAG
- a CDS encoding ion channel, producing the protein MPTLDPGIGEKFSRRTRRAINHDGSFNVRRRGGPHRHDPYQWLIQMDWGPFIGMVVVFFTVLNVAFAGAYMALGLEDLLGVAAPRGAMQDFLSALFFSIQTFTSVGYGHVYPGTNATGFLSSVEALVGVLTFALATGLLYGRFSRPTARIHFSRTAIISRRADGTPCLQFRIANQRNNILIDLQARVLLKTVHPTTNDQAYALLPLERSAISFFPLSWTIVHDITPESPLHGLLVVDYERLDIEIIIQLKAYDDTFAQDVHARNSYTHDEIEWHRRFIRAYEVGNDGIAVLDLDMVHRTEAL; encoded by the coding sequence ATGCCCACCCTCGACCCCGGTATTGGTGAAAAATTCTCGCGCCGCACCCGGCGGGCCATCAACCACGACGGCTCGTTCAATGTGCGGCGGCGCGGCGGCCCCCACCGCCACGACCCCTACCAATGGCTAATCCAGATGGACTGGGGGCCGTTTATTGGCATGGTCGTGGTGTTTTTTACGGTGCTGAATGTGGCCTTTGCCGGGGCCTACATGGCCCTGGGCCTCGAAGACCTGCTCGGCGTGGCCGCCCCGCGCGGGGCCATGCAGGATTTCCTAAGTGCCCTGTTTTTCTCCATCCAGACGTTCACGTCCGTCGGCTACGGGCATGTGTACCCGGGCACCAATGCCACCGGCTTCCTCAGCAGCGTAGAGGCGCTGGTGGGCGTGCTCACCTTCGCACTGGCCACGGGCTTGCTGTATGGGCGGTTTTCGCGGCCCACGGCGCGCATTCATTTCAGCCGCACGGCCATCATCAGCCGCCGGGCCGACGGCACGCCCTGCCTGCAGTTCCGTATCGCCAACCAGCGCAACAATATCCTCATCGACCTGCAAGCCCGCGTACTGCTCAAAACCGTGCACCCCACCACCAATGACCAGGCCTACGCCCTGCTGCCGCTCGAGCGCAGCGCCATCAGCTTTTTCCCCCTAAGCTGGACCATCGTGCACGACATCACCCCCGAAAGCCCGCTCCACGGCTTGCTAGTAGTTGATTATGAGCGCCTCGACATCGAAATCATTATCCAGCTCAAAGCCTACGACGACACCTTTGCCCAGGACGTGCACGCCCGCAACTCCTACACCCACGACGAGATTGAGTGGCACCGCCGCTTCATCCGCGCCTACGAAGTGGGCAACGACGGCATCGCCGTGCTGGACCTGGATATGGTGCACCGGACGGAAGCCTTGTAG
- a CDS encoding ATP-binding response regulator, whose protein sequence is MHILLIEDDPRLSTLIKRGLEEEQLTVTVAADGERGQELALAQPFDLIILDVILPHRSGLEVLAPIAALNGQMESISAHDLHRRVAENLSGREQDELSRLAHTFNRLLDRLESSFDGQRAFVRNASHELRTPLAASIGEAQLALAREREPAAYRAALHALLTDLTQLNALLNHLLELAQAETPLPEYNTRIRVDELLAEACAAIAPDQRPRLRLHTGHLPAEPEQLELTGNRTLLNSALINLLENALKYSEPQPVAVELEYEPGGVRLRIRDEGIGIAAADLPQVFQPFFRAGNARPVTGHGVGLPLARKIIEQHGGQLELTSQLGHGTTVEVHLPTA, encoded by the coding sequence ATGCACATTCTGCTGATTGAAGACGACCCCCGGCTTTCGACCCTCATCAAGCGGGGGCTGGAGGAAGAACAGCTGACCGTGACCGTGGCCGCCGACGGCGAGCGCGGCCAGGAGCTGGCCCTCGCGCAGCCCTTCGACCTCATTATTCTCGACGTGATTCTGCCCCACCGCAGCGGGCTGGAGGTGCTGGCCCCCATCGCGGCCCTCAACGGCCAGATGGAAAGCATCTCGGCCCACGACCTGCACCGGCGGGTGGCCGAAAACCTATCGGGCCGCGAGCAGGACGAACTCTCACGCCTGGCCCACACCTTCAACCGCCTGCTCGACCGCCTCGAAAGCAGCTTCGACGGCCAGCGCGCCTTCGTGCGCAATGCCTCGCACGAGCTGCGCACGCCGCTGGCCGCCAGCATCGGCGAGGCCCAGCTGGCACTGGCCCGCGAGCGCGAGCCCGCCGCCTACCGCGCCGCCCTGCACGCGCTGCTCACCGACCTCACCCAGCTCAACGCCCTGCTCAACCACCTGCTGGAGCTGGCCCAGGCCGAAACCCCGCTGCCCGAGTACAACACCCGCATTCGGGTTGATGAGCTACTGGCCGAGGCCTGTGCTGCCATTGCCCCGGACCAGCGCCCGCGCCTGCGCCTGCACACCGGCCACCTCCCCGCCGAGCCCGAGCAGCTGGAGCTTACCGGCAACCGCACCCTGCTCAACAGTGCCCTCATCAACCTGCTCGAAAACGCGCTGAAATACTCGGAGCCCCAGCCCGTGGCCGTTGAGCTGGAATACGAACCCGGGGGCGTGCGCCTGCGCATCCGCGACGAAGGAATCGGCATTGCGGCAGCAGATTTGCCGCAGGTGTTCCAGCCGTTTTTCCGGGCCGGCAATGCCCGGCCGGTGACGGGCCATGGCGTGGGCCTGCCGCTGGCCCGCAAAATCATTGAGCAGCACGGCGGCCAGCTGGAGCTAACCTCGCAGCTGGGCCACGGCACCACCGTGGAAGTGCACCTGCCTACGGCCTAA
- a CDS encoding efflux RND transporter periplasmic adaptor subunit, whose translation MSGEIAADANRTVRVFPRVGGQVLRVGVDLGDEVRQGQVLAVLQSREIAELENQSTAGTADLAVARKNLTVAEELMQSGLGAEQDVFRARAELARATGTATRNHRQLDVYGLARGGQYELKARVGGYIIEKNLATGMRFNATHVPAAFTVANLDSVWVMANVFESDLTQVRRGQVVEITTLSYPNQPLRGRIDQLFHLLDHDSKVMKVRCTLPNPGHLLKPGMHAQVRVLATPAN comes from the coding sequence CTGAGCGGCGAAATCGCGGCCGATGCCAACCGCACGGTGCGGGTGTTCCCCCGGGTGGGTGGGCAGGTGCTGCGCGTGGGGGTTGATTTGGGCGATGAAGTGCGCCAGGGCCAGGTGCTGGCCGTGCTGCAAAGCCGCGAAATTGCCGAGCTTGAAAACCAAAGCACCGCCGGCACCGCCGACCTGGCCGTGGCCCGCAAGAACCTGACCGTGGCCGAAGAGCTGATGCAAAGCGGCCTCGGGGCCGAGCAGGACGTGTTTCGGGCCCGCGCCGAGCTGGCCCGCGCCACCGGCACCGCCACCCGCAACCACCGCCAGCTCGACGTGTACGGCCTGGCCCGGGGCGGGCAGTACGAGCTGAAAGCGCGGGTAGGAGGCTACATTATTGAGAAAAACCTGGCGACGGGCATGCGTTTCAACGCGACCCATGTGCCGGCCGCCTTCACCGTGGCCAACCTCGACAGCGTGTGGGTGATGGCCAACGTGTTTGAGTCGGACCTGACCCAGGTGCGCCGGGGGCAGGTCGTGGAAATCACCACCCTGAGCTACCCCAACCAGCCCCTGCGGGGCCGCATCGACCAGCTTTTTCACCTGCTCGACCACGACAGCAAAGTGATGAAAGTGCGCTGCACCCTGCCCAATCCCGGCCACCTGCTCAAGCCCGGCATGCACGCCCAGGTGCGCGTGCTGGCCACCCCTGCCAACTAA
- a CDS encoding response regulator transcription factor, which yields MAILIIETDESRRATVHRFLQRAGYLTDLTPSLAAATTKLAVRHYEFVLLAQTLPDSNGLTLLHEAKRRNYQAAAFILLMATDAVEDRLHGFAAGADDCVARSTTLLELGRRLRSIARQRFGRPRPRISFGAGFELDLAGRRLRHGSHAVDLSRSQFDLLHHLLRHRGRPLTREQLGAHIGKGSEGSNYIDVHSMNVRRALARFAPPDFLQTVRGIGYQAA from the coding sequence ATGGCCATTCTCATTATTGAAACCGATGAAAGCCGCCGCGCCACCGTGCACCGGTTTTTGCAGCGCGCCGGCTACCTCACCGACCTTACCCCCAGCCTGGCCGCCGCCACCACCAAGCTGGCCGTGCGGCACTACGAATTTGTGCTGCTGGCCCAAACCCTGCCCGACAGCAACGGCCTAACGCTGCTGCACGAAGCCAAGCGCCGCAACTACCAGGCGGCCGCCTTCATCCTGCTCATGGCCACCGACGCGGTGGAGGACCGCCTGCACGGCTTCGCCGCCGGGGCCGACGACTGCGTGGCCCGCTCCACCACCCTGCTGGAACTGGGGCGGCGGCTGCGCAGCATTGCCCGGCAGCGATTTGGCCGGCCCCGGCCCCGCATCAGCTTCGGGGCGGGGTTTGAGCTGGACCTGGCCGGCCGCCGCCTGCGCCACGGCTCCCACGCCGTGGACCTGAGCCGCTCGCAGTTCGACCTGCTGCACCACCTGCTACGGCACCGGGGCCGGCCCCTCACCCGCGAGCAGCTGGGCGCGCACATCGGCAAAGGCTCCGAGGGCTCCAACTACATCGACGTACATAGTATGAACGTGCGCAGGGCGCTGGCCCGCTTCGCCCCGCCCGATTTCCTGCAAACCGTGCGCGGCATCGGGTATCAGGCGGCGTAA
- a CDS encoding patatin-like phospholipase family protein → MRHFCTRLPLAFLLAAFSIFTVSAQKVGLVLSGGGAKGLAHVGVLRQLEKNHIPIDYIVGTSMGAVIGGMYAAGYSPDEIEQIVLSPEFQRWTSGKPLESKTFNFLTAEPSPSALRLGIAIDSSFQARISTNLVNDLNLNLALTRLLAPAGASADYNFNNLFVPFRCMASEVFTRQLVEQKSGSLSDAIRNSMSFPLAFRPIRNLDGKYYYDGAVYDNFPTNTMKKTFAPDIIIGVNVGDVAFKKYPKNDDALLASTVAFLGTSVADTSSVGKNGIYIQPNLDGLGVGDFDRVKDFIAEGDTAALREMALIKQRIPRRIDSVTLQKRRLAFQGLAPKPRFIEVKVNGLRPDQNEYAARFFPHSGREYSLDDIEEGYYRLASDDFFKNIYPRIRYDAARKGYIFSVDAQRNNNVSTEIGFVLSNRPIDNIFLGVEYRYLRSLLYTTSADVSLGRFYTGAHGSFRINVPARLPFFFEPEVTYNQWDFQNTGGVLGRNVLNTQVRQQDTKLGGQFGISPTYRSRLLVDLATFVTKDEYTNSKEINTTDVLDATVFRGVTGALRLARNTLNRKQYSTSGHRYVYILRGVTGAATYTPGSTAQQPSSSQHREWLQFRATVERFFALKGDRHAWGYFGELMASNQPTFTNYRSSQTMAPVFAPLTDSRTLFLDTYRSARYAAAGLRYTQPFLKKLEWRTEVYVHLNAQPLVQGEQQVAVRKSGFDRPRITASTGLIFQTPVGPLAVHARFYDDPAERFGIYGHLGFLLFRSRALE, encoded by the coding sequence ATGCGTCATTTCTGTACTCGCTTACCGCTGGCTTTTTTGCTGGCGGCGTTTTCTATTTTCACCGTTTCGGCCCAAAAGGTAGGGCTGGTCCTCAGCGGCGGCGGGGCCAAAGGGCTGGCCCACGTGGGCGTGCTGCGGCAGCTCGAAAAAAACCACATTCCCATCGACTACATCGTGGGTACGAGCATGGGCGCGGTGATTGGCGGCATGTACGCGGCCGGCTACTCACCCGATGAGATTGAGCAGATTGTACTTAGCCCCGAGTTTCAGCGCTGGACATCAGGCAAGCCACTGGAAAGCAAAACGTTCAATTTCCTCACGGCCGAGCCTTCGCCCTCGGCCCTGCGCCTGGGCATTGCCATCGACTCTTCATTCCAGGCCCGCATCAGCACCAACCTAGTGAACGATTTGAACCTGAACCTAGCCCTGACGCGCCTGCTGGCCCCGGCCGGAGCCAGCGCGGATTACAACTTCAACAACCTGTTTGTGCCCTTTCGCTGCATGGCGTCGGAGGTGTTTACGCGGCAGTTGGTGGAGCAGAAAAGCGGGTCGCTGTCCGATGCCATCCGCAACTCGATGTCGTTTCCGCTGGCGTTCCGACCCATCCGCAACCTCGACGGCAAGTACTACTACGACGGCGCGGTGTACGATAACTTCCCCACCAACACGATGAAGAAAACCTTCGCCCCGGACATCATCATCGGGGTGAACGTGGGCGATGTGGCCTTCAAGAAATACCCCAAAAACGATGATGCCCTGCTGGCCAGCACGGTGGCTTTCCTGGGCACCAGCGTGGCCGACACGAGCAGCGTGGGCAAAAACGGTATATACATTCAGCCCAACCTCGATGGCCTGGGCGTGGGCGATTTCGACCGTGTAAAAGACTTTATTGCCGAAGGCGACACCGCCGCGCTGCGCGAGATGGCCCTGATTAAGCAGCGCATCCCGCGCCGTATCGACTCGGTGACGCTGCAAAAGCGGCGGCTGGCATTTCAGGGCCTGGCCCCCAAGCCGCGCTTTATTGAGGTGAAGGTGAACGGCCTGCGCCCCGACCAGAACGAGTACGCGGCGCGCTTTTTCCCGCATTCGGGCCGGGAGTATTCGCTCGACGACATTGAGGAGGGCTATTACCGGCTGGCGTCGGATGATTTTTTCAAGAATATTTACCCGCGCATTCGCTACGACGCGGCGCGCAAGGGCTACATTTTCAGCGTCGATGCGCAGCGCAACAACAACGTGAGCACCGAAATCGGCTTCGTGCTCAGCAACCGGCCCATCGACAATATTTTCCTCGGCGTGGAATATCGCTACCTGCGCAGCCTGCTCTACACCACTTCGGCCGATGTGAGCCTGGGCCGCTTCTACACCGGTGCGCACGGCTCGTTTCGCATCAACGTGCCGGCCCGGCTACCGTTTTTCTTCGAGCCCGAGGTGACGTATAACCAGTGGGATTTTCAGAACACGGGCGGCGTGCTGGGCCGCAACGTGCTCAACACCCAGGTACGGCAGCAGGACACCAAGCTGGGCGGGCAGTTCGGCATCAGCCCCACCTACCGCAGCCGGCTGCTGGTGGACCTGGCCACCTTCGTGACCAAGGATGAATACACCAACTCCAAGGAAATCAACACCACCGACGTGCTCGACGCCACCGTGTTCCGGGGCGTGACCGGGGCCCTGCGCCTGGCCCGCAACACCCTCAACCGCAAGCAGTACTCGACCAGCGGCCACCGCTACGTGTACATACTGCGCGGCGTAACGGGGGCGGCTACCTACACGCCGGGCTCCACGGCCCAGCAGCCCAGCAGCTCGCAACACCGCGAGTGGCTCCAGTTTCGGGCCACCGTAGAGCGCTTCTTCGCCCTGAAGGGCGACCGCCACGCCTGGGGTTATTTTGGCGAGCTGATGGCCAGCAACCAGCCCACGTTCACCAACTACCGCTCGTCGCAAACCATGGCGCCGGTGTTTGCGCCACTGACCGACTCGCGCACCCTGTTTCTGGACACGTACCGCTCGGCGCGCTACGCGGCGGCGGGCCTGCGCTACACCCAGCCCTTCCTCAAAAAGCTGGAATGGCGCACCGAAGTGTACGTGCACCTCAATGCCCAGCCGCTGGTGCAGGGCGAGCAGCAGGTGGCCGTGCGCAAGTCGGGCTTCGACCGCCCCCGCATCACGGCCAGCACGGGCCTCATTTTCCAGACGCCGGTAGGGCCGCTGGCCGTGCACGCCCGCTTCTACGACGACCCGGCCGAGCGATTCGGCATCTACGGGCACCTTGGCTTCCTGCTATTCCGCAGCCGGGCGCTGGAATAG